In Saccharomonospora marina XMU15, one genomic interval encodes:
- the glf gene encoding UDP-galactopyranose mutase yields MSTETNPTDLTEAAFAGFDLIVVGSGFFGLTVAERAASQLDKRVLVLERREHIGGNAYSEPEPETGIEVHRYGAHLFHTSNKRVWDYVNQFTDFTNYQHRVFAKYQGQVYTFPMNLHLINQFFGKSHSPDEARALIADQASEIDTKDAQNLEEKAVSLIGRPLYEAFVRGYTAKQWQTDPKELSASIITRLPVRYNFNNRYFNDTYEGLPVDGYTAWLKRMADHPNIEVRLNVDYFAVRDLVPHGTPTVYTGPLDRYFDYREGRLGWRTLDFEQEVVATGDYQGTSVMNYNDIEVPYTRIHEFRHFHPERDYPEDKTVIVREYSRFASDDDEPYYPINTAEDRAKLESYRELARKEARERNVLFGGRLGTYKYLDMHMAIGSALSMFDNKIAPHLTEGAPLDGSIDA; encoded by the coding sequence GTGAGCACGGAGACGAATCCCACAGACCTTACCGAAGCCGCGTTCGCCGGTTTCGACCTGATCGTCGTCGGGTCGGGTTTCTTCGGCCTGACGGTGGCGGAGCGGGCGGCGAGTCAGCTCGACAAGCGCGTTCTCGTGCTCGAGCGGCGCGAACACATCGGCGGCAACGCCTACTCCGAACCGGAGCCGGAGACCGGCATCGAGGTGCACCGCTACGGCGCTCACCTGTTCCACACCTCCAACAAGCGAGTGTGGGACTACGTGAACCAGTTCACCGACTTCACGAACTACCAGCACCGGGTGTTCGCCAAGTACCAGGGACAGGTCTACACCTTCCCGATGAACCTCCACCTCATCAACCAGTTCTTCGGCAAGTCACACAGCCCCGACGAGGCACGCGCGCTGATCGCCGACCAGGCCAGCGAGATCGACACCAAGGACGCGCAGAATCTCGAGGAGAAGGCCGTCTCGCTGATCGGGCGCCCGCTGTACGAGGCGTTCGTGCGGGGCTACACCGCCAAGCAGTGGCAGACCGATCCCAAGGAACTGTCGGCGTCGATCATCACCCGGCTGCCGGTCCGCTACAACTTCAACAACCGCTACTTCAACGACACCTACGAAGGCCTTCCCGTCGACGGCTACACCGCGTGGCTGAAGCGGATGGCCGACCACCCCAACATCGAGGTGCGGCTCAACGTGGACTACTTCGCCGTCCGCGACCTCGTCCCGCATGGCACACCGACCGTCTACACCGGTCCGCTCGACCGCTACTTCGACTACCGCGAGGGCAGGCTCGGCTGGCGCACGCTCGACTTCGAGCAGGAAGTCGTTGCCACCGGCGACTACCAGGGAACCTCGGTGATGAACTACAACGACATCGAGGTGCCCTACACCCGGATTCACGAGTTCCGGCACTTCCACCCCGAGCGCGACTACCCCGAGGACAAGACCGTGATCGTGCGTGAGTACTCGCGGTTCGCCTCCGACGACGACGAGCCGTACTACCCGATCAACACGGCCGAGGACAGGGCGAAACTGGAGAGCTACCGCGAACTCGCCCGCAAGGAGGCCCGCGAGCGCAACGTGCTCTTCGGCGGACGGCTCGGTACGTACAAGTACCTGGACATGCACATGGCCATCGGGTCGGCACTGTCCATGTTCGACAACAAGATCGCCCCGCACCTGACCGAGGGCGCGCCGCTGGACGGATCGATCGATGCTTGA
- a CDS encoding phosphatase PAP2 family protein yields the protein MLEKDPTAKVAADARPAHPELSGELAVLAGVQRAMARPATVRVARGLSHFGEHSAGWFALGLLGAAVDSKRRKDWLTAAAGVVGAHAASIAVKRVVRRPRPDHPDVKVGVGTPSKLSFPSSHATSTTAAAVLYSGLTGRNLVPALVPPMLASRLVLGVHYPTDVVVGAALGGAVGGLLRRRLNSRKRKPR from the coding sequence ATGCTTGAGAAGGACCCTACGGCGAAGGTGGCTGCCGACGCCCGCCCCGCTCATCCCGAACTGTCCGGTGAACTCGCCGTACTCGCGGGTGTGCAGCGTGCCATGGCTCGCCCCGCCACCGTTCGCGTGGCTCGCGGGCTTTCCCACTTCGGTGAGCACAGCGCGGGCTGGTTCGCGTTGGGCCTGCTCGGCGCGGCAGTCGACAGCAAGCGCCGCAAGGACTGGCTCACCGCCGCGGCGGGCGTCGTCGGCGCCCACGCCGCTTCCATCGCGGTCAAGCGGGTGGTACGCCGTCCCCGTCCCGACCACCCGGACGTGAAGGTGGGTGTGGGCACGCCCAGCAAGCTGAGCTTCCCGTCCTCACACGCGACCTCGACCACCGCCGCGGCCGTGCTGTACTCCGGACTGACGGGCCGTAACCTCGTGCCCGCGCTCGTGCCGCCGATGCTGGCCTCTCGGCTGGTGCTCGGCGTTCATTACCCGACAGACGTGGTCGTCGGCGCGGCGCTCGGCGGCGCCGTCGGCGGCCTCCTGCGCCGCAGGCTGAACTCACGGAAGCGGAAACCACGATGA
- a CDS encoding decaprenyl-phosphate phosphoribosyltransferase produces MSETTEHAEVSDSALARKKGPVGTVFGVLKTARPRQWVKNVLVLAAPFTAGQIANLDVLRDAAVAFVAFSLVASSVYLINDAVDVEADRAHPTKRNRPIAAGIVPIPVAYVSAVAFFAAGCAVSLLADWRLLIVLLIYQAIQLGYCFGLKHQPVVDLAIVGSGFLMRLIAGGVATGISLSQWFLLVTAFGSLFMVAGKRYAEIMLFERTGAKIRSSLKKYSASYLRFVWATSAAILIMSYSLWAFEQQQRVSGTVWSVISMVPFVIAVLRYAVDVDGGNAGEPEEIALRDRVLQVLGATWVVTLVFSYYL; encoded by the coding sequence ATGAGTGAGACCACCGAGCATGCCGAAGTGAGCGACAGCGCTCTGGCACGCAAGAAGGGTCCGGTCGGGACCGTCTTCGGGGTGTTGAAGACGGCGCGGCCACGGCAGTGGGTGAAGAACGTACTGGTGCTGGCCGCGCCGTTCACGGCGGGCCAGATCGCCAACCTCGACGTGCTTCGGGACGCGGCGGTCGCGTTCGTGGCGTTCTCCCTGGTGGCGTCCTCGGTCTACCTCATCAACGACGCCGTCGACGTCGAAGCCGACCGCGCGCACCCGACGAAGCGCAACCGCCCCATCGCGGCCGGGATCGTGCCCATCCCGGTCGCTTACGTCTCCGCGGTCGCGTTCTTCGCCGCAGGCTGCGCGGTGAGCCTCCTGGCCGACTGGCGGCTGCTCATCGTGTTGCTGATCTACCAGGCCATCCAACTGGGATACTGCTTCGGGCTCAAGCACCAGCCGGTGGTCGACCTGGCGATCGTCGGTTCGGGTTTCCTGATGCGGCTCATCGCGGGCGGTGTCGCCACCGGGATCAGCCTCTCGCAGTGGTTCCTGCTGGTGACCGCGTTCGGTTCGCTGTTCATGGTGGCGGGCAAGCGCTACGCCGAGATCATGCTGTTCGAGCGCACGGGCGCGAAGATCCGGTCGTCGCTGAAGAAGTACTCCGCGAGCTACCTGCGGTTCGTCTGGGCGACCTCCGCCGCGATCCTGATCATGTCCTACAGCCTGTGGGCCTTCGAGCAGCAGCAGCGCGTGTCCGGCACCGTATGGAGCGTCATCTCCATGGTGCCGTTCGTCATCGCCGTCCTGCGTTACGCGGTGGACGTCGACGGGGGCAACGCGGGTGAGCCGGAGGAGATCGCCCTGCGCGACCGCGTGCTGCAGGTGCTCGGTGCG